The Euphorbia lathyris chromosome 2, ddEupLath1.1, whole genome shotgun sequence genome includes a window with the following:
- the LOC136217366 gene encoding S-protein homolog 24-like → MKKLSIKTQILSILTFASVIAFFSVQKPERFACLEFEVRVINGFTNNSSLPLVIWCTAEGGELGGRALQEGDDFSWNFKTNFWGTTHYLCTMKWEERRRKFDAFKFPRDIYRCSLFRKCSWLVTEDGFYFSNDEINWKKDFSWF, encoded by the coding sequence ATGAAGAAACTTAGCATTAAAACACAAATTCTGAGCATACTTACCTTTGCCTCAGTAATTGCTTTCTTCTCAGTACAAAAACCAGAAAGATTTGCATGTCTGGAATTCGAAGTCCGTGTTATAAATGGCTTCACTAACAACTCCTCCTTGCCTTTAGTCATATGGTGCACTGCCGAGGGCGGTGAACTCGGTGGCCGGGCTCTCCAGGAAGGCGATGATTTCAGCTGGAATTTCAAGACTAATTTCTGGGGAACTACTCATTATTTATGCACCATGAAATgggaagaaaggagaagaaaatttgATGCCTTCAAATTTCCAAGAGATATTTATCGCTGCAGCCTTTTCAGGAAATGTTCTTGGTTAGTCACAGAAGATGGCTTTTATTTCAGTAATGATGAGATTAATTGGAAGAAAGATTTCTCctggttttga